One region of Caldanaerovirga acetigignens genomic DNA includes:
- a CDS encoding DUF3866 family protein, whose amino-acid sequence MIRLRKGKVLEILEEQIGLQEILVEVEGKKNKAINYTLLTGYCKKGDEVVLNTTAVFLNLGSGGYHFVIYNCSVENLDIEKNGHIMKLRYTPFQIKTWSAEESTSSLAEKLSNTVSLSGMPVVVGTLHSMLAPACAGIKKNSKNLKVAYVMTDGGGLPLFLSRIVRELKEKKLIDLTVTTGHAFGGDLETVNIYSGLLSAKASGCDVAVVTMGPGIVGTGTKYGHTGLEQGEIVNAVNILKGIAVVIPRISFEDKRKRHYGVSHHTITSLREIALKKAFVVIPKMEKEKLDEVMNQLKSCGIHRKHRIVIEEGIEGISVLKSLGIGLETMGRDFEQDSEFFLAASAAGNFASKLVMNKGGGWRQWIFSKLQSIRNIFFQVRY is encoded by the coding sequence ATGATAAGATTAAGAAAGGGGAAGGTTTTAGAAATTTTAGAGGAACAAATAGGTTTACAAGAAATTCTAGTTGAAGTGGAGGGTAAAAAAAATAAGGCAATAAATTATACGCTGCTCACAGGCTATTGCAAAAAAGGCGATGAAGTAGTACTAAATACTACGGCAGTTTTTTTAAACCTCGGAAGCGGGGGTTATCATTTTGTCATTTATAATTGCTCAGTTGAAAATCTTGATATAGAGAAAAACGGCCATATAATGAAGCTAAGGTACACCCCCTTTCAAATAAAAACCTGGAGTGCAGAAGAAAGCACCAGTTCTTTAGCTGAAAAACTGTCAAACACCGTATCGCTTTCAGGTATGCCGGTGGTAGTGGGAACGCTCCACAGCATGTTGGCTCCAGCTTGTGCAGGAATAAAGAAAAATTCTAAAAACCTTAAGGTAGCATATGTGATGACCGATGGAGGGGGCCTCCCCCTTTTTTTGAGCCGCATTGTAAGGGAATTGAAAGAAAAAAAGCTTATCGATTTGACCGTTACTACCGGACACGCCTTCGGAGGTGACCTGGAAACAGTCAATATTTATTCGGGTTTATTATCGGCAAAAGCTTCTGGATGCGACGTTGCAGTAGTCACGATGGGGCCCGGCATAGTCGGAACCGGTACAAAATACGGTCATACAGGCCTGGAACAAGGAGAAATAGTCAATGCGGTCAATATACTTAAGGGAATCGCTGTGGTAATACCGCGAATAAGTTTCGAAGACAAAAGAAAGAGGCACTACGGAGTGAGCCATCATACGATTACGTCGCTTCGGGAAATTGCTTTAAAGAAAGCTTTTGTAGTAATCCCAAAGATGGAAAAAGAAAAACTCGATGAGGTAATGAATCAGCTGAAAAGTTGCGGGATTCACCGAAAACACCGTATAGTAATTGAAGAAGGCATTGAAGGCATAAGTGTTTTAAAATCGTTAGGCATCGGGCTTGAGACTATGGGGAGAGATTTTGAACAGGACAGTGAATTTTTCTTGGCGGCAAGTGCCGCCGGTAATTTTGCATCCAAACTCGTCATGAATAAGGGAGGGGGCTGGAGGCAGTGGATTTTTTCGAAGCTACAATCAATACGAAATATATTTTTTCAGGTAAGATATTGA
- a CDS encoding copper transporter, with product MYNFKHIAILLATVFISLGIGIAVGFTANSDKLLIKQQKAIIDQLENSFNILKENNRIKDQQLKLLIEEQKRDYEFLEHNFKTLLKGSIEGKKGTVLQLGKKIDSTTEVIKYLEDAGAVIQTSSILNDDEKEDKELNNIIEAFLDKDVIDFNDFVVIVRADENLNPGFIARKISDIKPVAIVQSSNLSRLDITTSKKLLYIDDIDTIMGKYRLIVWLINNS from the coding sequence TTGTACAATTTTAAACATATAGCAATACTGCTTGCAACTGTATTTATTTCTCTAGGTATAGGCATAGCAGTAGGCTTTACAGCCAATAGCGACAAACTATTGATAAAACAGCAAAAAGCTATTATAGATCAATTAGAAAATAGTTTCAATATTTTGAAAGAAAATAATAGAATAAAGGACCAACAGTTAAAATTGCTTATAGAAGAACAAAAAAGAGATTATGAATTTCTTGAACATAATTTTAAAACTCTGTTAAAAGGAAGTATAGAAGGAAAGAAAGGAACCGTATTGCAACTTGGAAAAAAAATAGACTCAACAACTGAAGTTATAAAGTACCTTGAAGATGCAGGAGCAGTCATACAAACTTCCTCAATTTTAAACGATGATGAAAAAGAAGATAAAGAACTTAACAACATTATTGAGGCATTCCTTGACAAAGATGTAATAGATTTTAATGATTTTGTTGTCATTGTGAGAGCGGATGAAAATTTAAATCCCGGATTTATAGCAAGAAAAATAAGTGACATAAAACCTGTAGCTATTGTTCAATCTTCTAACCTTTCGAGACTGGACATAACTACTAGCAAAAAATTACTTTATATCGATGATATAGATACAATAATGGGAAAATATAGACTGATAGTCTGGCTAATAAATAATTCATGA